CCGTGCTGGCCGGGGCCGTATTCGCGGCGGTTCACCGGGGACTTCGGGCGGCCCCAGATGTTTTCGCCCATGCGGCGGTCGATCTTGTACTTGGCAGAGGTGCGTTTGGTCACCGTCTGATCTCCTTTTTATTGGCATTCTGGCCTGATCCGAAAACCGGTTCCCACGTTTCGGGCCGACATCGCGTTTGCGCCTCGACCGTCGTGTGGACCGGACCCGGGCCGGGCCTCGTGCCGTGTCAAAGGGCGTTGTCCTCTCCCCGGACCGGTCTCCCGGCGACCCGGGTTGACAGGGATCCCCTTGCGGGGCCCACCAACACCAGTGAAGCGGCGCTTATACGGGCATTCGGCCCGGAGTCAAGCACGACACCGGGACCTCCGCGATTTGAAGCAAATACGGACATTTACGGCCTTTTAACGCCTGTGGCGTCAACTGGGGCGCAGGGATCGTGACGGAGAGCAGGGATCGTGACGGAAAAGAGCTTGGCCCGGGATCTGGACAAATACAACGGGGCGCCCCGCAACGCGCTGGATCACGCGGTGACGGCGCGCGATGCCACGGTTCTCGACATGGTCCGCCGCGCGATCCGTCACCGCGAGGTGATGCTGGCGTTTCAGCCGGTCATGCAGGCGCGCGTGCCGGCGCGGATCGCCTTTCACGAGGGCCTGATCCGCGTGCTCGACGATACCGGACGCGTGATTCCCGCCGGGCAGTTCATCGACACGGTCGAGGATACGGAATATGGGCGGATGCTGGATTGCATCGCGCTGGAACAGGGACTGGCGGAACTGTCGCGCGTGCCGGACCTGCGGCTGGCGATCAACATGTCGGCCCGGTCGATCGGCTACAAAAAGTGGATGCGCACGTTGTCCCGCGGCCTGCAGGGCGATCCCACCGTGGCGGAACGGTTAATCCTGGAAATAACCGAACAATCCGCCATCACTCTGCCGGAACTGGTTAAATCCTTCATGGACGACCTGCAGGGCAAGGGCATCGCCTTCGCCATGGACGATTTCGGCGCGGGCTTCACCGCGCTGAAGCATTTCAAGGATTTCACTTTCGACGTCCTGAAGATCGACGGCCAGTTCTGCCGCGACATTGCCCGCGACCCGGACAACCAGGTGCTGGTCTCGGCGATGATCCGCATTGCCGAGCAATTCGACATGTTCACCGTCGCCGAACGGGTCGAGACGCGGGCCGATGCCGACTGTCTGGCCGATCTCGGTGTCGATTGCCTGCAGGGCTACTACTTCGCCGCCCCCACCGTGCGCCCGGCCTGGCGCGATCCGCCCCCCTCGGCCATACGCTCCGCGACCGGCTGACGGTACCGCCGCACCGAGGCAGCCCACGCCCCGCGCAATTCATCGGCAAGAAACAGGCCACCGGCCCCACCGGCCACAGCGCCCCCCGATTCTCAGCATCGAGGCCGGCCAGCCCCTACCCTTACGTCAAGCTGAGACACCCTGTCCTGTTCCCGGCCTGCCGCGCCTTTGCTATTGCAGCATCGCATCACGTCACGGTGGTTTCGCCGCGCGTGGAAACACGGTATGCCCGATCATACACGATTGGCTGGAGGACATCACATGACCAACGTCGTTATCGCCAGCGCCGCCCGGACCGGGGTCGGCAGCTTTGGCGGATCTTTCGCAAACACGCCCGCACATGACCTTGGCGCCGCCGTGCTCGAGGCCCTGGTGGCGCGCGCCGGGATCGACAAGTCGGAGGTCTCCGAGACCATCCTCGGCCAGGTTCTGACCGCCGCGCAGGGCCAGAACCCCGCGCGTCAGGCCCATATCAACGCCGGTCTTCCGCAGGAAGCCGCCGCCTGGGGCATCAACCAGGTCTGCGGCTCGGGCCTGCGCGCCGTGGCGCTTGGCGCCCAGCACATCATGCTTGGCGACGCCTCTGTCGTCTGCGCGGGCGGGCAGGAAAACATGACCCTCAGCCCCCACGCCCAGTGCCTGCGCGCCGGGCAGAAGATGGGTGACATGCAGTTCATCGACACGATGATCCGCGACGGCCTGTGGGATGCCTTCAACGGCTACCACATGGGCCAGACCGCCGAGAACGTCGCCCAGCAGTGGCAGATCAGCCGCGAGATGCAGGACGAGTTCGCCGTCGCCAGCCAGAACAAGGCCGAGGCCGCACAAAAGGCCGGCAAGTTCGACGACGAGATCGTGCCGTTCACCATCAAGACCCGCAAGGGCGACATCGTGATGGACAAGGACGAGTACATCCGCCACGGCGCCACCATGGAAGCCATGCAGAAGCTGCGACCGGCCTTCGCCAAGGACGGTTCCGTCACCGCGGCCAATGCCTCGGGCCTGAATGACGGCGCCGCCGGTGTCCTGCTGATGTCCGCCGACGCGGCCGAGAAGCGCGGGATCGAACCGCTGGCCCGCATCGCCTCTTACGCCACCGCCGGTCTCGACCCCTCGGTGATGGGTGTCGGCCCGATCTACGCGTCGCGCAAGGCGCTGGACAAGGCAGGCTGGTCGGTCGACGATCTCGACCTGATCGAGGCGAACGAGGCCTTCGCCGCGCAGGCCTGCGCCGTGAACAAGGACATGGGCTGGGATCCGGCCAAGGTGAACGTGAACGGCGGCGCCATCGCCATCGGCCACCCCATCGGTGCCTCGGGCGCGCGCGTCCTGAACACCCTGCTCTTCGAAATGAAGCGCCGTGACGCCAAGAAAGGCCTCGCCACGCTGTGCATCGGCGGCGGCATGGGCGTCGCGCTCTGCGTCGAACGCCCCTGAAGCAGGACAGTCGTGGACCAGCAATGGGCTGCATTTCAGAACCGGCCCCGGTCCGTCATCCGGTTGGCGCGCAGACGCGCGCCAACCATCCCAGACGAATTGCCTTTAGGCAAAGGCGATTCGCATTCAAAGACCCGGCGGCCCGGTGGGTTACACCCCTTTCCCCCTGTCGAACCCAGTTGCGCGCGGCACCTGTCGCCCCCTGCGCGGACACCGATTCCAACGACAGGAAATGGTCTGCTGCGCGCCAAACCGGCGGCTCACTAGCGCAATGGAACGGAGGCGCCTGCCATGAGGATCGGTTTCGACGATCGGCAGAACCTTTGGAATACGGGCCACCCGGAAACTGTGACTTGGCCCGCACCCGAAAAATATCGGCGCAATAAAGTTGCGTCGAAAGGCCCCAACATATAACGATTCGAACTGACGCCAGAACTGGAGGATACCATGGCAAGAGTTGCACTCGTCACCGGCGGAAGCCGCGGCATCGGAGAGGCGATTTCCAAGGCGCTGAAGGCGGAGGGCTACGAAGTGGCCGCCACCTATGCCGGCAACGACGAGAAGGCCAAGGCCTTCACCGAGGCGACCGGCATCAAGACCTACAAGTGGAACGTGGCCGACTATGAATCCTCCAAGGCCGGCATCGCGCAGGTCGAGGCCGATCTCGGCCCGATCGACGTGGTCGTGGCCAATGCGGGCATCACCCGCGACGCGCCCTTCCACAAGATGACGCCCGAGCAGTGGAACGAGGTGGTCGACACCAACCTCACCGGCGTCTTCAACACCGTTCACCCGGTCTGGCCGGGCATGCGCGAGCGCAAGTTCGGGCGGGTCATCGTGATCTCCTCGATCAACGGTCAGAAGGGCCAGTTCGCGCAGGTGAACTATGCCGCGACCAAGGCTGGCGATCTGGGCATCGTGAAGTCACTGGCTCAGGAAGGCGCCCGCGCGGGCATCACCGCCAACGCCATCTGCCCCGGCTACATCGCGACCGAGATGGTCATGGCGATCCCCGAGAAGGTGCGCGACAGCATCGTCGCGGGCATCCCCGCAGGCCGCCTTGGCGAACCCTCCGAGATCGCGCGCTGTGTCTGCTTCCTTGCCTCGGACGACGCGGGCTTCATCAACGGCTCGACCATTTCGGCCAACGGCGCACAGTTCTTCGTGTAGACCCCTTATGCCCCGCATGAGGGGGCATGAGGGGGCAGCGTTCTCCGGCTCGGCCGGAAACGCGGACCGACATCTCGCCAAAGCAAGGCCCCGCCCCTCTCGGTCGGGGCCTTTTTGTGCGCCTGCGCACCAAAAGGCCGCTCGTGTGCGTCTTTTCCCAATCTCAGGCGCGCTATATCCGTAGATCAAAGAGGAGAAGCGCCATGCTGAAACAGATCAACGGATTGCACCACGTGACCTCGCTGGCCAGCGGGGCGCGGGCGAACAACCAGTTTTTCACCGACACGCTCGGCCTGCGCCGGGTGAAGAAGACGGTGAATTTCGACGCTCCGGACGTCTATCACCTGTACTACGGCGACGAGATGGGCACCCCCGGCACCGTCATGACCTATTTCCCCTTCCCCGGCGCGCGTCGCGGTCGCCCCGGTGCCGGAGAGGTCGGAACCACCGCCTTCGCCGTGCCGAAGGACGCCCTGCCCTGGTGGGAAGAGCGCCTGTCAGGCCGCGGGGTCGAGGGATTGATCCGGACCGACCGGCTGGGCGAAGAGCGCCTGATATTCAAGGGCCCCGACGGCGACGGCTTTGCGCTGGTGGCGCGGGACGACGACCGCGCGCCATGGGCCGCCGAAGATGTCCCCGAAGACGTGGCGATCCGGGGCTTTCACTCGGTCGACATGCGGCTCGACCCGCGCGGGGCCGCCGCCAGCGCCGAGCTGCTGGGCTTCATGGGCTACGAGAAGGACGACAGCGCCGACAACGTGACCCGCTACCGCATCGCCGGGGGCGATGACGCGCAGGTGGTGGATATCACAGAGGTCGACGCCGCCCCCGCCGGACAGGGCGCGGGCAGCGTGCACCACATCGCCTTTTCGGTGGACGACCGCGCGGCCCAGCTGGAGGTGCGCAAGGCCCTGATGGACACGGGCTTCGACGTGACCCCGGTGATCGACCGCGATTATTTCTGGGCGATCTACTTCCGCTCGCCCGGCGGGGTGCTGTTCGAGGTGGCCACCAACGAGCCGGGCTTCGACCGGGACGAGGACGCCGCGCATCTTGGCGAGGCCCTGAAGCTGCCGCAGCAGCACGCGCATCTGCGCGAGCGTCTCGAGAAGGTTCTGGAACCGATACCGGACTGAGGGCCGAGGGGGCGGAGGGGGCTCTGCCCCCGGCTTCGCCCCCCCCCGAGGTATTTGAGAGACCAAAGAAGGGCGGGACGTCTGGTCGGGAAATCAGGGTGCTGCGCGTCGGGAAAGCTGTTCAGGCTGCCAGGGCGGGCAGGACGCTGGTTTCCGTAACGGACCTGCCCTGAAGCGGACAGGTCCGGGGATGGGCCGCCTTAGGCGGGCACCCCAGAGGAGAGGCGCGTGATCTCTTCCTTGATCCGCAGCTTCTGCTTCTTAAGATCCGCGATGTGCAGGTCGTCGATCCCGGGGGCGCGTTGCGCCTGTTCCACGGCGGTCGACAACGACGAATGCTTCCTCTTCAGTTCCTGCAGGTGCGAACTCAAGCTCATGGGATCCTCCTTACGAGTGGGGTGAGGCCTTCAGTCCAGCACATCAAAAGACACAAGTCACGCTGCGTGTGCAGCATGATTTCACACAACTGTAACAAAGCGCGGATTTTCAGCGCGATTTTGCCGGGAAAATCAGCGGCTCACCGCGTCTGAAGACCCCTTCGAAACGGTCCGTGTACGAATTGTCGCAATCATCGTGCATGTCCCCGGCATGGATGACCGCCGGCGCGTGAAAGCGAAATTCCGCGCGACCCTCCTTGCGGGCGCGGGCGAGAATCAGCCGGGGCGCCCGGCCTTCGCGCGGTAGCAGCGGCCAAAGTTCCAGCGCGCCCAGATGGTTCTGCAGGGCCGCCAGCAGTTCGGGCAGCCGCTCGGCGCGCTGGATGAAGGTGGCGAATCCGCGCGGCTTCAGCCGCCGCGAGGCGGTGGCGACCCATGTCTCCAGCGGGGTTTCCCCGGCGCGGGCGATCTCTCGCGCGGCATCGGCGGCGGCCTTGCGGCGGCGCGCCTCGAAATAGGGCGGGTTGGCGATCACCGCGTCGAAACGCTCTGCCTTGAGGCCAGCGGGGGGCGTGGCAAGGTCGCCCTCCCAGATCTCGCCCTGTAGGCCGTTCTCGGACAGGTTCCGGCGGGCCAGCGCGGCGTAGCCCGGCTGCAGCTCCAGCCCGGCCAGCCGCAGCCCCGGCACCCGCACGCCAAGGCAGCAGAGCGCCGGCGCGGCCCCGCAGCCCAGTTCCAGCACCGCCTGCCCCGGCCTCACGTCCACCGCCGCCGCCAGCAGCACCGGATCGGTGCCCGCGCGGTATCCCTCGCGCGGCTGGAAGACATGCACTCGCCGCCCGAGCATGGCGTCGCGGGTCAGGTCCGCCTCGGCGAAAGGGTCAGTCCTCAAACCGCACCCCGGCTTCGCGCAGGATGCGCCGGGCGGCATCGGCCTGATCGCTGCGCACCATCAGGCGGCGCGGCAATATGCCGATGGAGCCTTCGAGGACGCTCATGTTTACGTCCAATTCAAAGGTGTCTATATCCTCACCGTCCAGAATGGACCGGACGAGCGGGATCAGGGTGATGTCGTTGGTGCGCAAGAGCTCTTCCATGAGCGCGATGTAAGGACAGGGCCCGGGCCTTGTCGAGCCTTGCAGGGGAGAATGATGAGCTTGGACACGAGCCTGTCGAAACCGCACGAACGGCTGGCGGCGCTGCTGGCCGATGACATGGCGCAGGTCAACGCGCTGATCCGCGAGCGGATGGCCTCGAAACACGCGCCGCGCATCCCCGAGGTGACCGCGCATCTGGTCGAGGCCGGGGGCAAGCGGCTGCGGCCTCTGCTGACGCTCGCCTCGGCGCGTCTGTGTGGCTATGGCGGGCCTTATCACACCCACCTCGCCGCGACGGTGGAGTTCATCCACACCGCCACCCTGCTGCACGACGACGTGGTCGACGAAAGCGCCAAGCGGCGTGGGCGTCCGACGGCCAACCTGTTGTGGGACAACAAGTCTTCGGTTCTGGTGGGCGACTATCTCTTTGCGCGGTCGTTCCAGTTGATGACCGAGACGGGCAACCTGCGGGTGCTGCGGATCCTGTCGGACGCGGCGGCGACCATCGCCGAGGGCGAGGTGCTGCAACTGACGGCGGCGCAGGATCTGTCGACCACCGAGGCGATCTACCTGCAGGTGGTGCGCGGCAAGACGGCGGCGCTGTTTTCCGCAGCGACCGAGGTCGGCGGCGTGATCGCCGGGCGTCCCGAGGAGGAGGTGCAGGCGCTCTTCGACTATGGCGACGCGCTGGGGATCGCCTTCCAGATCGTCGATGACCTGCTGGATTACTGGGGCGGCGAAGCGACCGGCAAGAACGTCGGCGACGACTTCCGCGAGCGCAAGCTGACGCTGCCGCTGATCAAGGCTTTCGCCGCGGCGGATGACGAGGAACGCACGTTCTGGAAGCGTGTGATCGAGAAGGGCGACCAGCGTGACGGCGATCTGCAACACGCGCTGGACCTGCTGAACCGGCACGGTGCGCTGGAGGCAACACGGCAAGAGGCCCTGTCATGGGCCGCGAAGGCGCGGGATGCCATGGGCCGCCTGCCCTCTGGCGAAATGCGGGATCTCTTGATCGAGCTCAGCGACTACGTGGTCAGCCGCGTCAACTGAGCGTCGCGGGGGCGATCCACCAGTCGGGATGCGTCAGGCTGAGGGCCGCCGCGGCGGCCTCTGCCGTGCTGCGGTCGTCGTAGAGGGCGAAGCAGGTCGCACCAGAGCCGGACATGCGGGCCAGCCGCGCGCCGGTCGTGGCCTCGAGCGCCGCGAGCACATCCGCAATCACGGGCTGCACGGCAATGGCCGGGGCCTGCAGGTCGTTGCGCTGGGTTTCCAGCCACGCGATCGCGGCGGGCGTTCCGCCCCCTTCGGGCATCTCGTCCATTGGCGGATTGTCCTTCTCGGTCAGCGCCTTGAAGACCAGCGGCGTCGGCACGTCCACGCCGGGGTTCACCAAAACGGCTTGCATCGGCGCCATGGTCAGCGGCAGGACCTGCTCTCCGATCCCCTGCATCCGTGCGGCGTGGCCCACGGTGCAGACCGGCACATCGGCGCCCAGCCGTTCCAGCCCCTCGAAGGGGAAAGGCCTGCCGTAGAGGTCCTGCATCGCGCGCAGCACGGCGGCGGCGTCGGACGAGCCGCCGCCGATCCCCGCCGCGGCGGGCAGGTGCTTGTCCAGCGTGATCGCCACGGCGCAACCGAACCACTCCGCCGCCTTCCAGCAGAGGTTGCGCGCATCCTCGGGCACGCCTGCGGCGCGGGGGCCGGTGACGGTCAGGTGCATCTCGGGCGCGTCGGTGACCGTCACACGGTCGCCGACATCGGCAAACATCACGAGGCTGTCCAGCAGGTGGTAGCCATCGGCCCGAAGGCCGGTGACATGCAACGTCAGGTTGATCTTGGCCGGAGCGAAGGCCCTACTCGGAGGCATCGGCCCTCAGCAGCGGCGGTTCTCCGTCCTCGGACAGGACCGCATCCAGCCCCAGCTCGATCTTGCGGCGAATGCGGTCGACGTCGGCCACTTCTGCGGAATCGCTCATATCCGCAAAGGACAGCGCGCGTTTCCACATGAATTCGGCCTCGCGCTGGCGCCCGACGGCCCAGTAGACGTCGCCAAGGTGGTCGTTCACGATGGGGTCGATGGGCATCAGTTCCGCCGCGTGCTCCATGTGCGGCACCGCCTCTTCGTAGCGGCCGAGGCGGTAGAGCACCCAGCCGAGGCTGTCGACGATATAGCCCGAATCGGGACGCGCCGCGACGGCGCGCTCGATCATGTCCAGCGCCTCGTCGAGCTTCAGCTCTTTCTGAACCAGCGAATAGCCGAGGTAGTTCAGCACCTGCGGCTGCTCGGGGTTCAGCTCCAGCGCCTTGCGGAAATCGGCCTCGGCCTCGGGCCATTTGTCCTGCCGTTCATAGGTGATGGCGCGGGCGTAATAGAGGAACCACTGGCGCGCGGTTTCCTCCTGAAAGGCGTCGATGGCCCTGGAATAAGCCTCTGTCGCGTCGGGCAGCCGCTCTTCCTGCCGGTAGAGGTCGCCCAGCGTGCTGTAGAGCGAGGGCAGATCGGCATGGTCCTCGGCCATGCCTTCCAGCAGGGCAATCGCCTCTTCCGGCTTGTCCTGCGCGCGCAAGGCATCGGCCTGTCCGAGTACGGCGGCATGCCACGCGCTGTCGTCCTGCGGGACGCGCTTGTAGGTGGCCACGGCCAGATCGTACTGACCCATGTCGGCGAGGATCTCGGCGGTCAGCAGCAGCGCATCCACGTGATCTTCCCGAAGGTAGGTGGCCATCTGCACGTACAGCAGGGTCAGGTCGTCGCTGCCTTCGTTTGAGAGCGCGCCACCGAGCGTATAAAACACCTCTGCCATGCCGTCGCGCGGCGAGCCGACCTGCGTGAAGGTCAGCTTGTCCCCTGCCCGCAGGCTGTCGCGGATCTGTTCCAACCCCGGGTCGAGATTGCGGCCGAAGGCGGTGTCCAGAAGGCTCAGCGCCTCCTTGTTCTGGTCGAGCTGGCTGAGGATCTGAAGCCGGGCGATGACGCCGCGCCGGGTCGAGGCCATGCCGGATGTCCCGTCCCCGGAAAACAGGGCGTTGGCGCTGTCGAAATCGCCGACCGAGGCCAGCGCCAGTGCCTTGTGATAGGTCGAGAAAGAGGCCAGCCCCGGCACCTTGGCGACCTCGTCGAAGGCGAGGATCGCGGCGCTCATGTCGCCCTGCCCCAGCTGCGCCCATGCCTTGATCAGCCCGTCGGCCAGCGGACCGGCGCCGCGCTTGTCCTCGATCGCCTTCAGGATCGGGCCGTAGTTCTCGGCCCGCGCATCCCGGGCAATGATCGCCATCTGCGCAATCTGGCTGGCGTAGCCGTCCTGCTGCATGCGGTCGGCCAGCGTCGAGGCGCGGTCGATCTCGCCCAGCGAGAGGTTCGCGAGAATGCCGAGTTCCAGCAGTTCGGCACGACCCGGATCGAAGGCCAGCGCGCGGCTGTAGTAATGCGCCGCCGACTTGAAATCACCTTGGAAGCTGGCCTGCCGCGCGGCAAGGTAGTCCCCCGCGATACCGTTGGCCGCCACCGGCAGGGGGGCCGCAAGGAACAGGGCCGCAAGGCCCGCGCGAAGTCCGTTTGCCATAGTTGCCACGATGATTGCCTCCGTTGGTCTGCGCCCGTTGCGCGAAAGCCTAGCGGCCCCGGGGCCATGGTGCAATCGAGACAATCCCTACCCCGGGGGCCAAGGGCTGCCTTCGCACCCGCACGTTTGCGTGAGCCCCGCCCTCAGCGCCCCATGCAGGCGGTTCCGGGCCGGGCTGCACCCGCCCCGCCAAGCGCCGACCTATCCGCGCCTGCCAAAGCGGCCCCGAAGCACGCGGCAGCCTTTCCACATCGTCACCCTGCCCGCCCGGTCCGGGGCGGCCTGTCGCGCCCCGAACCCCTGTGCGAACACTGCGCCCGATTGCTTAAGAAAAGGTCAACTTCTCACATATTGGGATAGTTCGGGCCGTCCCCGCCCTGCGGCACGGTCCAGTGGATGTTCTGGCTGGGGTCCTTGATGTCGCAGGTCTTGCAGTGGACGCAGTTCTGGAAGTTGATGACGAAGCGCGGCTCCTTGCCCTCTTCGCGCACAACTTCGTAAACGCCCGCCGGACAATAGCGCTGCGCCGGTTCGTCGAACTTGGGCAGGTTCTCGGCGATCGGAACCTCGGGGTTCTTCAGCTTCAGGTGCGCGGGCTGGCTTTCCTCGTGGTTGGTGAAGCTGAACGAGACGTTCGTCAGCCGGTCGAAGGACAGCGTGCCATCGGGCTTGGGATAGTCGATAGGCTTGTGGGAATAGACCTTTTCCGTGGCCTCGGCGTCGTTTTTGCCATGCTTCTGCGTTCCGAAAAGCGACAGGCCCAGCAGTTCGTTGGTCCACATGTCGAAGCCGCCCAGAGCCAGCGAGGCCGTCAGCCCGTACTTGGACCACAGCGGCTTGACGTTGCGCACCTTTTTCAGGTCCTTGCCGATGGCGCCGTCGCGCACATCGGTCTCGTAGGCGATCAGCTCGTCCGAGGCCCGGCCTGCCTTGATCGCCTCATGCGCCGCCTCTGCCGCGGCCTTGCCCGAGAGCATGGCGTTGTGGTTGCCCTTGATGCGCGGCACGTTAACCATGCCGACCGAGCAGCCCAGCAGCGCCACGCCCGGCGCGACCATCTTGGGCATCGACTGATAGCCGCCCTCGGAGATCGCCCGCGCGCCATAGGCCACGCGCTTGCCGCCCTTCAGCAGTTCGGCCACCATCGGGTGATGCTTGAAGCGCTGGAATTCCATGTAGGGATAGAGGTAGGGGTTCTTGTAGTTCAGGTGGACGACGAAGCCCACGTAAACCTGATTGTTCTCAAGGTGATAGATGAAGGACCCGCCCCCGGCGTTCGACCCCAGCGGCCAGCCCATCGTATGCGTGACGGTGCCCTCGCGGTGCTTGGCCGGGTCGATCTCCCAGATCTCCTTCATGCCAAGCCCGTACTTCTGCGGCTCGTGCCCGTCCGACAGGTTGAACTTGCCGATCACTTCCTTGGACAGTGACCCGCGCACGCCCTCGCCGAGGAAGACATACTTGCCCAGAAGCTCCATCCCCGGCTCGTAGCCGTCGCCCTTGGTGCCGTCGGGGTTCTTGCCGAACTCCCCCGCGACGACGCCGCGCACCTCGCCGTTCTCGCCGTAGACGATTTCCGAGCAGGCCATGCCCGGGAAGATCTCGACGCCCAACGCCTCGGCCTGCTCGGCCATCCAGCGGCAGACATTGCCCATCGAGACGATGTAGTTGCCGTGGTTGTTCATCAGTTTGGGCATCGGCCAGTTCGGCACGCGCACCTGCCCCGCCTCGCCCAGCATGTAAAAGTTGTCCTCGCGCACCGGCACGGTGATCGGGGCGCCCTTCTCTTTCCAGTCGGGGATCAGCGCATCCAGCCCGCAAGGGTCCAGCACCGCGCCGGACAGGATATGCGCGCCCACCTCGGAGCCCTTCTCCAGCAGGACGACCTGCAGATCGGCGTCGAGTTGCTTCAGGCGGATCGCGGCCGACAGGCCCGCCGGGCCGCCCCCCACGATCACGACGTCATATTCCATCGACTCCCGCTGCATGTCCGTCATGTGGCTCTTCCCCTCCGATGGGTTTGCGAAACAAAATTTCACAAGGAGTTAGCGTGGCAGGGCCGCGAGGGTCAATCGGAACACGGCGTCGTAGCGCCTGATAGCGTCCAAAGCGGCGGCGACTTGCAGATTTTCGCGCGCCCGCGCGCCGGTCCTTCGCCGCCACGGGGTCGCAACGCGGGCCGCGCGAGGAGTCGCGCGGCCCGCCCCACTCACTTCGCGGCGGTTTCGAGCCAGCGCGTCATGCGGTCGATC
This region of Ponticoccus alexandrii genomic DNA includes:
- a CDS encoding YdcH family protein, producing the protein MSLSSHLQELKRKHSSLSTAVEQAQRAPGIDDLHIADLKKQKLRIKEEITRLSSGVPA
- a CDS encoding EAL domain-containing protein, translated to MVRRAIRHREVMLAFQPVMQARVPARIAFHEGLIRVLDDTGRVIPAGQFIDTVEDTEYGRMLDCIALEQGLAELSRVPDLRLAINMSARSIGYKKWMRTLSRGLQGDPTVAERLILEITEQSAITLPELVKSFMDDLQGKGIAFAMDDFGAGFTALKHFKDFTFDVLKIDGQFCRDIARDPDNQVLVSAMIRIAEQFDMFTVAERVETRADADCLADLGVDCLQGYYFAAPTVRPAWRDPPPSAIRSATG
- a CDS encoding acetyl-CoA C-acetyltransferase, which translates into the protein MTNVVIASAARTGVGSFGGSFANTPAHDLGAAVLEALVARAGIDKSEVSETILGQVLTAAQGQNPARQAHINAGLPQEAAAWGINQVCGSGLRAVALGAQHIMLGDASVVCAGGQENMTLSPHAQCLRAGQKMGDMQFIDTMIRDGLWDAFNGYHMGQTAENVAQQWQISREMQDEFAVASQNKAEAAQKAGKFDDEIVPFTIKTRKGDIVMDKDEYIRHGATMEAMQKLRPAFAKDGSVTAANASGLNDGAAGVLLMSADAAEKRGIEPLARIASYATAGLDPSVMGVGPIYASRKALDKAGWSVDDLDLIEANEAFAAQACAVNKDMGWDPAKVNVNGGAIAIGHPIGASGARVLNTLLFEMKRRDAKKGLATLCIGGGMGVALCVERP
- a CDS encoding tetratricopeptide repeat protein, encoding MANGLRAGLAALFLAAPLPVAANGIAGDYLAARQASFQGDFKSAAHYYSRALAFDPGRAELLELGILANLSLGEIDRASTLADRMQQDGYASQIAQMAIIARDARAENYGPILKAIEDKRGAGPLADGLIKAWAQLGQGDMSAAILAFDEVAKVPGLASFSTYHKALALASVGDFDSANALFSGDGTSGMASTRRGVIARLQILSQLDQNKEALSLLDTAFGRNLDPGLEQIRDSLRAGDKLTFTQVGSPRDGMAEVFYTLGGALSNEGSDDLTLLYVQMATYLREDHVDALLLTAEILADMGQYDLAVATYKRVPQDDSAWHAAVLGQADALRAQDKPEEAIALLEGMAEDHADLPSLYSTLGDLYRQEERLPDATEAYSRAIDAFQEETARQWFLYYARAITYERQDKWPEAEADFRKALELNPEQPQVLNYLGYSLVQKELKLDEALDMIERAVAARPDSGYIVDSLGWVLYRLGRYEEAVPHMEHAAELMPIDPIVNDHLGDVYWAVGRQREAEFMWKRALSFADMSDSAEVADVDRIRRKIELGLDAVLSEDGEPPLLRADASE
- a CDS encoding 4-(cytidine 5'-diphospho)-2-C-methyl-D-erythritol kinase, which produces MPPSRAFAPAKINLTLHVTGLRADGYHLLDSLVMFADVGDRVTVTDAPEMHLTVTGPRAAGVPEDARNLCWKAAEWFGCAVAITLDKHLPAAAGIGGGSSDAAAVLRAMQDLYGRPFPFEGLERLGADVPVCTVGHAARMQGIGEQVLPLTMAPMQAVLVNPGVDVPTPLVFKALTEKDNPPMDEMPEGGGTPAAIAWLETQRNDLQAPAIAVQPVIADVLAALEATTGARLARMSGSGATCFALYDDRSTAEAAAAALSLTHPDWWIAPATLS
- the phbB gene encoding acetoacetyl-CoA reductase; this encodes MARVALVTGGSRGIGEAISKALKAEGYEVAATYAGNDEKAKAFTEATGIKTYKWNVADYESSKAGIAQVEADLGPIDVVVANAGITRDAPFHKMTPEQWNEVVDTNLTGVFNTVHPVWPGMRERKFGRVIVISSINGQKGQFAQVNYAATKAGDLGIVKSLAQEGARAGITANAICPGYIATEMVMAIPEKVRDSIVAGIPAGRLGEPSEIARCVCFLASDDAGFINGSTISANGAQFFV
- a CDS encoding VOC family protein, producing the protein MLKQINGLHHVTSLASGARANNQFFTDTLGLRRVKKTVNFDAPDVYHLYYGDEMGTPGTVMTYFPFPGARRGRPGAGEVGTTAFAVPKDALPWWEERLSGRGVEGLIRTDRLGEERLIFKGPDGDGFALVARDDDRAPWAAEDVPEDVAIRGFHSVDMRLDPRGAAASAELLGFMGYEKDDSADNVTRYRIAGGDDAQVVDITEVDAAPAGQGAGSVHHIAFSVDDRAAQLEVRKALMDTGFDVTPVIDRDYFWAIYFRSPGGVLFEVATNEPGFDRDEDAAHLGEALKLPQQHAHLRERLEKVLEPIPD
- a CDS encoding DUF2007 domain-containing protein; this encodes MEELLRTNDITLIPLVRSILDGEDIDTFELDVNMSVLEGSIGILPRRLMVRSDQADAARRILREAGVRFED
- a CDS encoding tRNA1(Val) (adenine(37)-N6)-methyltransferase — its product is MRTDPFAEADLTRDAMLGRRVHVFQPREGYRAGTDPVLLAAAVDVRPGQAVLELGCGAAPALCCLGVRVPGLRLAGLELQPGYAALARRNLSENGLQGEIWEGDLATPPAGLKAERFDAVIANPPYFEARRRKAAADAAREIARAGETPLETWVATASRRLKPRGFATFIQRAERLPELLAALQNHLGALELWPLLPREGRAPRLILARARKEGRAEFRFHAPAVIHAGDMHDDCDNSYTDRFEGVFRRGEPLIFPAKSR
- a CDS encoding polyprenyl synthetase family protein, with protein sequence MSLDTSLSKPHERLAALLADDMAQVNALIRERMASKHAPRIPEVTAHLVEAGGKRLRPLLTLASARLCGYGGPYHTHLAATVEFIHTATLLHDDVVDESAKRRGRPTANLLWDNKSSVLVGDYLFARSFQLMTETGNLRVLRILSDAAATIAEGEVLQLTAAQDLSTTEAIYLQVVRGKTAALFSAATEVGGVIAGRPEEEVQALFDYGDALGIAFQIVDDLLDYWGGEATGKNVGDDFRERKLTLPLIKAFAAADDEERTFWKRVIEKGDQRDGDLQHALDLLNRHGALEATRQEALSWAAKARDAMGRLPSGEMRDLLIELSDYVVSRVN